One genomic window of Pempheris klunzingeri isolate RE-2024b chromosome 12, fPemKlu1.hap1, whole genome shotgun sequence includes the following:
- the mocos gene encoding molybdenum cofactor sulfurase isoform X1: MDFQKLCTLETFKQLWSHYGHGGKLQDMIEEEFSRIKGITYLDHAAATLYPESLVRDYCLDISRNVYVLCVPTGNPHSHNPSSRLSHDTVERVRYRVLQHFNTTPEEYYVIFTSGCTASLKLVAESFPWRPHTESEAGSRFCYLTDSHTSVVGIRGLTSGRGVVALPVSPQEVENRAKDEARGEDVTCQTPHLFCYPAQSNFSGRKYPLSHVKGIQARRLYPACDHQGRWFVLLDAASHVSCSPLNLQDCPADFIPISFYKMFGFPTGLGALLVRNDAAGILKKTYFGGGTAAAYLSGEDYYVHAENISDRFEDGTVSFLDIIAVNHGFESLYRITGGMHNIQQHTFGLARYTYMLLSSLCHGNGRPVAQIYAEGQFESPSTQGAILNFNLVDSHGQIIGYSQVDRMASLYDIHLRTGCFCNTGACQAFLGITNQQIKRNLQAGHVCGDTIDLVDGQPTGSVRVSFGYMSTFEDCQKFLNFVAECFVEKPVTVDQVKLEKLKTAPAASQGLREDCPMRITNGYLHKVDEEKPKKASVSAFGRGASNSHGEARTLTNIYIYPIKSCGAFEVHDWPVGPLGLLYDRGWMVVNGNGVCLSQKREARLCLIHPQVHLPSNKLLLQASGMDTISVPLENNIQMHPSFRVCQSKVCGDRVETVDCGDEAASWLSDFLGQPCRLIRQSPDFTRDVKKRPSGAATSTSLSLVNEAQYLMINRASVELIQRLMSSRQDDSEGDRLLDTQNVISRFRANLVITGVEAFEEDNWSHLIIGNTRFMVVGQCGRCQMVGVDQETGTRTKEPLMSLSAYRTGKVTFGVYLTHQLPEGSATASVLSTGSLIQLESHTSCNNHL; the protein is encoded by the exons ATGGATTTCCAAAAACTGTGCACTCTTGAAACTTTTAAGCAGCTCTGGAGTCACTACGGTCATGGGGGAAAGTTACAAGACATGATCGAGGAGGAGTTCTCTCGGATTAAAG GAATAACATATCTGGATCATGCAGCAGCTACTCTGTACCCTGAGTCTCTGGTCAGGGACTACTGCCTGGATATTTCAAGAAACGTGTACG tgTTATGTGTCCCAACAGGAAACCCTCACAGCCATAACCCCAGCAGCAGATTGTCACATGACACCGTGGAGAGAGTCAGATACAG GGTATTGCAGCATTTTAACACCACCCCTGAGGAGTACTATGTGATTTTCACTTCTGGATGTACAGCCTCTCTCAAATTAGTGGCTGAGAGCTTCCCCTGGAGGCCACACACCGAGAGCGAGGCAGGGAGTCGCTTCTGCTACCTCACTGATAGCCATACCTCTGTAGTTGGTATACGAGGGCTCACCTCAGGCCGGGGGGTAGTTGCCCTGCCTGTCTCCCCGCAGGAAGTGGAAAACAGGGCAAAGGATGAGGCTCGAGGAGAAGATGTTACTTGCCAGACGCCGCACCTCTTCTGCTACCCAGCACAGAGTAACTTCTCTGGGAGGAAGTATCCCCTCAGCCATGTGAAAGGCATCCAGGCGAGACGCCTCTACCCAGCGTGTGACCACCAAGGCCGCTGGTTTGTGCTGCTGGATGCAGCCTCTCATGTCAGCTGTTCCCCTCTAAACCTACAGGACTGCCCTGCTGATTTCATCCCCATCTCCTTCTACAAGATGTTTGGCTTCCCTACAGGTCTGGGGGCCCTTCTTGTCCGCAACGACGCAGCAGGCATACTAAAAAAGACTTATTTTGGAGgaggcacagcagcagcttacCTTTCTGGAGAAGATTATTATGTGCATGCGGAAAACATTTCTGACAG ATTTGAGGATGGGACTGTCTCTTTCTTGGACATCATTGCTGTAAATCATGGTTTTGAATCTCTTTACAGAATCACAG GGGGCATGCACAACATCCAGCAGCACACATTTGGCTTGGCACGCTACACTTACATGCTGCTGTCAAGTCTTTGCCATGGCAACGGGCGACCAGTGGCTCAGATATACGCTGAAGGCCAGTTTGAGAGTCCAAGCACACAGGGAGCAATCCTTAACTTCAACCTTGTGGATTCTCATGGACAGATAATTGGGTATTCTCAG GTGGACAGAATGGCCAGTCTGTACGATATTCACTTGCGCACAGGTTGCTTCTGCAACACTGGAGCCTGTCAGGCCTTCCTCGGGATCACGAATCAGCAGATAAAAAGAAACCTGCAG GCTGGCCACGTCTGTGGAGACACCATCGACCTGGTGGACGGGCAGCCGACCGGATCTGTTCGTGTGTCCTTTGGCTACATGTCAACTTTTGAGGACTGTCAAAAGTTCCTGAACTTTGTTGCTGAGTGCTTCGTGGAGAAACCGGTCACAGTGGACCAAGTGAAACTAGAGAAGCTAAAAACAGCCCCAGCAGCATCCCAGGGCTTACGTGAAGATTGTCCAATGAGAATCACAAATGGATACCTACATAAAGTAGATGAGGAGAAGCCTAAGAAAGCATCAGTGAGTGCGTTTGGACGCGGAGCCTCAAACAGCCACGGGGAGGCTCGGACTCTCACCAATATCTACATATATCCCATCAAATCATGTGGAGCATTTGAG GTCCACGACTGGCCGGTGGGACCGCTGGGTTTACTGTATGACAGAGGCTGGATGGTGGTGAATGGAAACGGCGTGTGCTTGAGTCAGAAGAGAGAGGCGCGTTTGTGCCTCATTCACCCACAAGTCCACCTGCCCTCAAACAAATTGCTCCTGCAGGCATCAG GGATGGATACCATTTCGGTTCCCTTGGAAAACAACATTCAAATGCACCCTAGCTTTCGGGTGTGTCAGAGTAAAGTTTGTGGTGACAG GGTGGAGACTGTCGACTGTGGGGATGAGGCTGCATCGTGGCTTTCAGACTTCCTTGGACAGCCTTGCCGCCTGATAAGACAAAGTCCTGATTTTACTCGAGATGTGAAGAAGAGGCCTAGTGGGG CTGCCACCTCCACATCCCTCTCCCTGGTGAATGAAGCTCAATATCTCATGATCAACCGTGCCAGTGTGGAGCTCATTCAGAGACTAATGAGCAGCAG GCAGGATGATTCTGAAGGCGATCGGCTCCTCGACACACAGAATGTCATTAGCCGCTTCCGGGCCAATTTAGTCATCACTGGAGTAGAAGCATTTGAGGAGGATAATTGGTCACACTTGATTATTGGCAACACTCGTTTCATG GTCGTGGGTCAGTGTGGGAGGTGCCAGATGGTTGGAGTAGACCAGGAGACTGGGACCAGAACAAAAGAGCCACTAATGTCTCTGTCAGCCTACCGCACTGGGAAG GTAACTTTTGGTGTGTACCTGACCCATCAGCTACCAGAGGGCTCCGCTACAGCAAGTGTCCTCTCTACCGGTTCCCTCATACAGCTGGAGTCACACACTTCTTGTAATAATCATCTTTAA
- the mocos gene encoding molybdenum cofactor sulfurase isoform X3, with product MDFQKLCTLETFKQLWSHYGHGGKLQDMIEEEFSRIKGITYLDHAAATLYPESLVRDYCLDISRNVYGNPHSHNPSSRLSHDTVERVRYRVLQHFNTTPEEYYVIFTSGCTASLKLVAESFPWRPHTESEAGSRFCYLTDSHTSVVGIRGLTSGRGVVALPVSPQEVENRAKDEARGEDVTCQTPHLFCYPAQSNFSGRKYPLSHVKGIQARRLYPACDHQGRWFVLLDAASHVSCSPLNLQDCPADFIPISFYKMFGFPTGLGALLVRNDAAGILKKTYFGGGTAAAYLSGEDYYVHAENISDRFEDGTVSFLDIIAVNHGFESLYRITGGMHNIQQHTFGLARYTYMLLSSLCHGNGRPVAQIYAEGQFESPSTQGAILNFNLVDSHGQIIGYSQVDRMASLYDIHLRTGCFCNTGACQAFLGITNQQIKRNLQAGHVCGDTIDLVDGQPTGSVRVSFGYMSTFEDCQKFLNFVAECFVEKPVTVDQVKLEKLKTAPAASQGLREDCPMRITNGYLHKVDEEKPKKASVSAFGRGASNSHGEARTLTNIYIYPIKSCGAFEVHDWPVGPLGLLYDRGWMVVNGNGVCLSQKREARLCLIHPQVHLPSNKLLLQASGMDTISVPLENNIQMHPSFRVCQSKVCGDRVETVDCGDEAASWLSDFLGQPCRLIRQSPDFTRDVKKRPSGAATSTSLSLVNEAQYLMINRASVELIQRLMSSRQDDSEGDRLLDTQNVISRFRANLVITGVEAFEEDNWSHLIIGNTRFMVVGQCGRCQMVGVDQETGTRTKEPLMSLSAYRTGKVTFGVYLTHQLPEGSATASVLSTGSLIQLESHTSCNNHL from the exons ATGGATTTCCAAAAACTGTGCACTCTTGAAACTTTTAAGCAGCTCTGGAGTCACTACGGTCATGGGGGAAAGTTACAAGACATGATCGAGGAGGAGTTCTCTCGGATTAAAG GAATAACATATCTGGATCATGCAGCAGCTACTCTGTACCCTGAGTCTCTGGTCAGGGACTACTGCCTGGATATTTCAAGAAACGTGTACG GAAACCCTCACAGCCATAACCCCAGCAGCAGATTGTCACATGACACCGTGGAGAGAGTCAGATACAG GGTATTGCAGCATTTTAACACCACCCCTGAGGAGTACTATGTGATTTTCACTTCTGGATGTACAGCCTCTCTCAAATTAGTGGCTGAGAGCTTCCCCTGGAGGCCACACACCGAGAGCGAGGCAGGGAGTCGCTTCTGCTACCTCACTGATAGCCATACCTCTGTAGTTGGTATACGAGGGCTCACCTCAGGCCGGGGGGTAGTTGCCCTGCCTGTCTCCCCGCAGGAAGTGGAAAACAGGGCAAAGGATGAGGCTCGAGGAGAAGATGTTACTTGCCAGACGCCGCACCTCTTCTGCTACCCAGCACAGAGTAACTTCTCTGGGAGGAAGTATCCCCTCAGCCATGTGAAAGGCATCCAGGCGAGACGCCTCTACCCAGCGTGTGACCACCAAGGCCGCTGGTTTGTGCTGCTGGATGCAGCCTCTCATGTCAGCTGTTCCCCTCTAAACCTACAGGACTGCCCTGCTGATTTCATCCCCATCTCCTTCTACAAGATGTTTGGCTTCCCTACAGGTCTGGGGGCCCTTCTTGTCCGCAACGACGCAGCAGGCATACTAAAAAAGACTTATTTTGGAGgaggcacagcagcagcttacCTTTCTGGAGAAGATTATTATGTGCATGCGGAAAACATTTCTGACAG ATTTGAGGATGGGACTGTCTCTTTCTTGGACATCATTGCTGTAAATCATGGTTTTGAATCTCTTTACAGAATCACAG GGGGCATGCACAACATCCAGCAGCACACATTTGGCTTGGCACGCTACACTTACATGCTGCTGTCAAGTCTTTGCCATGGCAACGGGCGACCAGTGGCTCAGATATACGCTGAAGGCCAGTTTGAGAGTCCAAGCACACAGGGAGCAATCCTTAACTTCAACCTTGTGGATTCTCATGGACAGATAATTGGGTATTCTCAG GTGGACAGAATGGCCAGTCTGTACGATATTCACTTGCGCACAGGTTGCTTCTGCAACACTGGAGCCTGTCAGGCCTTCCTCGGGATCACGAATCAGCAGATAAAAAGAAACCTGCAG GCTGGCCACGTCTGTGGAGACACCATCGACCTGGTGGACGGGCAGCCGACCGGATCTGTTCGTGTGTCCTTTGGCTACATGTCAACTTTTGAGGACTGTCAAAAGTTCCTGAACTTTGTTGCTGAGTGCTTCGTGGAGAAACCGGTCACAGTGGACCAAGTGAAACTAGAGAAGCTAAAAACAGCCCCAGCAGCATCCCAGGGCTTACGTGAAGATTGTCCAATGAGAATCACAAATGGATACCTACATAAAGTAGATGAGGAGAAGCCTAAGAAAGCATCAGTGAGTGCGTTTGGACGCGGAGCCTCAAACAGCCACGGGGAGGCTCGGACTCTCACCAATATCTACATATATCCCATCAAATCATGTGGAGCATTTGAG GTCCACGACTGGCCGGTGGGACCGCTGGGTTTACTGTATGACAGAGGCTGGATGGTGGTGAATGGAAACGGCGTGTGCTTGAGTCAGAAGAGAGAGGCGCGTTTGTGCCTCATTCACCCACAAGTCCACCTGCCCTCAAACAAATTGCTCCTGCAGGCATCAG GGATGGATACCATTTCGGTTCCCTTGGAAAACAACATTCAAATGCACCCTAGCTTTCGGGTGTGTCAGAGTAAAGTTTGTGGTGACAG GGTGGAGACTGTCGACTGTGGGGATGAGGCTGCATCGTGGCTTTCAGACTTCCTTGGACAGCCTTGCCGCCTGATAAGACAAAGTCCTGATTTTACTCGAGATGTGAAGAAGAGGCCTAGTGGGG CTGCCACCTCCACATCCCTCTCCCTGGTGAATGAAGCTCAATATCTCATGATCAACCGTGCCAGTGTGGAGCTCATTCAGAGACTAATGAGCAGCAG GCAGGATGATTCTGAAGGCGATCGGCTCCTCGACACACAGAATGTCATTAGCCGCTTCCGGGCCAATTTAGTCATCACTGGAGTAGAAGCATTTGAGGAGGATAATTGGTCACACTTGATTATTGGCAACACTCGTTTCATG GTCGTGGGTCAGTGTGGGAGGTGCCAGATGGTTGGAGTAGACCAGGAGACTGGGACCAGAACAAAAGAGCCACTAATGTCTCTGTCAGCCTACCGCACTGGGAAG GTAACTTTTGGTGTGTACCTGACCCATCAGCTACCAGAGGGCTCCGCTACAGCAAGTGTCCTCTCTACCGGTTCCCTCATACAGCTGGAGTCACACACTTCTTGTAATAATCATCTTTAA
- the mocos gene encoding molybdenum cofactor sulfurase isoform X2, giving the protein MDFQKLCTLETFKQLWSHYGHGGKLQDMIEEEFSRIKGITYLDHAAATLYPESLVRDYCLDISRNVYVLCVPTGNPHSHNPSSRLSHDTVERVRYRVLQHFNTTPEEYYVIFTSGCTASLKLVAESFPWRPHTESEAGSRFCYLTDSHTSVVGIRGLTSGRGVVALPVSPQEVENRAKDEARGEDVTCQTPHLFCYPAQSNFSGRKYPLSHVKGIQARRLYPACDHQGRWFVLLDAASHVSCSPLNLQDCPADFIPISFYKMFGFPTGLGALLVRNDAAGILKKTYFGGGTAAAYLSGEDYYVHAENISDRFEDGTVSFLDIIAVNHGFESLYRITGGMHNIQQHTFGLARYTYMLLSSLCHGNGRPVAQIYAEGQFESPSTQGAILNFNLVDSHGQIIGYSQVDRMASLYDIHLRTGCFCNTGACQAFLGITNQQIKRNLQAGHVCGDTIDLVDGQPTGSVRVSFGYMSTFEDCQKFLNFVAECFVEKPVTVDQVKLEKLKTAPAASQGLREDCPMRITNGYLHKVDEEKPKKASVSAFGRGASNSHGEARTLTNIYIYPIKSCGAFEVHDWPVGPLGLLYDRGWMVVNGNGVCLSQKREARLCLIHPQVHLPSNKLLLQASGMDTISVPLENNIQMHPSFRVCQSKVCGDRVETVDCGDEAASWLSDFLGQPCRLIRQSPDFTRDVKKRPTATSTSLSLVNEAQYLMINRASVELIQRLMSSRQDDSEGDRLLDTQNVISRFRANLVITGVEAFEEDNWSHLIIGNTRFMVVGQCGRCQMVGVDQETGTRTKEPLMSLSAYRTGKVTFGVYLTHQLPEGSATASVLSTGSLIQLESHTSCNNHL; this is encoded by the exons ATGGATTTCCAAAAACTGTGCACTCTTGAAACTTTTAAGCAGCTCTGGAGTCACTACGGTCATGGGGGAAAGTTACAAGACATGATCGAGGAGGAGTTCTCTCGGATTAAAG GAATAACATATCTGGATCATGCAGCAGCTACTCTGTACCCTGAGTCTCTGGTCAGGGACTACTGCCTGGATATTTCAAGAAACGTGTACG tgTTATGTGTCCCAACAGGAAACCCTCACAGCCATAACCCCAGCAGCAGATTGTCACATGACACCGTGGAGAGAGTCAGATACAG GGTATTGCAGCATTTTAACACCACCCCTGAGGAGTACTATGTGATTTTCACTTCTGGATGTACAGCCTCTCTCAAATTAGTGGCTGAGAGCTTCCCCTGGAGGCCACACACCGAGAGCGAGGCAGGGAGTCGCTTCTGCTACCTCACTGATAGCCATACCTCTGTAGTTGGTATACGAGGGCTCACCTCAGGCCGGGGGGTAGTTGCCCTGCCTGTCTCCCCGCAGGAAGTGGAAAACAGGGCAAAGGATGAGGCTCGAGGAGAAGATGTTACTTGCCAGACGCCGCACCTCTTCTGCTACCCAGCACAGAGTAACTTCTCTGGGAGGAAGTATCCCCTCAGCCATGTGAAAGGCATCCAGGCGAGACGCCTCTACCCAGCGTGTGACCACCAAGGCCGCTGGTTTGTGCTGCTGGATGCAGCCTCTCATGTCAGCTGTTCCCCTCTAAACCTACAGGACTGCCCTGCTGATTTCATCCCCATCTCCTTCTACAAGATGTTTGGCTTCCCTACAGGTCTGGGGGCCCTTCTTGTCCGCAACGACGCAGCAGGCATACTAAAAAAGACTTATTTTGGAGgaggcacagcagcagcttacCTTTCTGGAGAAGATTATTATGTGCATGCGGAAAACATTTCTGACAG ATTTGAGGATGGGACTGTCTCTTTCTTGGACATCATTGCTGTAAATCATGGTTTTGAATCTCTTTACAGAATCACAG GGGGCATGCACAACATCCAGCAGCACACATTTGGCTTGGCACGCTACACTTACATGCTGCTGTCAAGTCTTTGCCATGGCAACGGGCGACCAGTGGCTCAGATATACGCTGAAGGCCAGTTTGAGAGTCCAAGCACACAGGGAGCAATCCTTAACTTCAACCTTGTGGATTCTCATGGACAGATAATTGGGTATTCTCAG GTGGACAGAATGGCCAGTCTGTACGATATTCACTTGCGCACAGGTTGCTTCTGCAACACTGGAGCCTGTCAGGCCTTCCTCGGGATCACGAATCAGCAGATAAAAAGAAACCTGCAG GCTGGCCACGTCTGTGGAGACACCATCGACCTGGTGGACGGGCAGCCGACCGGATCTGTTCGTGTGTCCTTTGGCTACATGTCAACTTTTGAGGACTGTCAAAAGTTCCTGAACTTTGTTGCTGAGTGCTTCGTGGAGAAACCGGTCACAGTGGACCAAGTGAAACTAGAGAAGCTAAAAACAGCCCCAGCAGCATCCCAGGGCTTACGTGAAGATTGTCCAATGAGAATCACAAATGGATACCTACATAAAGTAGATGAGGAGAAGCCTAAGAAAGCATCAGTGAGTGCGTTTGGACGCGGAGCCTCAAACAGCCACGGGGAGGCTCGGACTCTCACCAATATCTACATATATCCCATCAAATCATGTGGAGCATTTGAG GTCCACGACTGGCCGGTGGGACCGCTGGGTTTACTGTATGACAGAGGCTGGATGGTGGTGAATGGAAACGGCGTGTGCTTGAGTCAGAAGAGAGAGGCGCGTTTGTGCCTCATTCACCCACAAGTCCACCTGCCCTCAAACAAATTGCTCCTGCAGGCATCAG GGATGGATACCATTTCGGTTCCCTTGGAAAACAACATTCAAATGCACCCTAGCTTTCGGGTGTGTCAGAGTAAAGTTTGTGGTGACAG GGTGGAGACTGTCGACTGTGGGGATGAGGCTGCATCGTGGCTTTCAGACTTCCTTGGACAGCCTTGCCGCCTGATAAGACAAAGTCCTGATTTTACTCGAGATGTGAAGAAGAGGCCTA CTGCCACCTCCACATCCCTCTCCCTGGTGAATGAAGCTCAATATCTCATGATCAACCGTGCCAGTGTGGAGCTCATTCAGAGACTAATGAGCAGCAG GCAGGATGATTCTGAAGGCGATCGGCTCCTCGACACACAGAATGTCATTAGCCGCTTCCGGGCCAATTTAGTCATCACTGGAGTAGAAGCATTTGAGGAGGATAATTGGTCACACTTGATTATTGGCAACACTCGTTTCATG GTCGTGGGTCAGTGTGGGAGGTGCCAGATGGTTGGAGTAGACCAGGAGACTGGGACCAGAACAAAAGAGCCACTAATGTCTCTGTCAGCCTACCGCACTGGGAAG GTAACTTTTGGTGTGTACCTGACCCATCAGCTACCAGAGGGCTCCGCTACAGCAAGTGTCCTCTCTACCGGTTCCCTCATACAGCTGGAGTCACACACTTCTTGTAATAATCATCTTTAA
- the LOC139210563 gene encoding poly(rC)-binding protein 3 isoform X1 encodes MSDKEEMASDGSLNVTLTLRLLMHGKEVGSIIGKKGETVKKMREESGARINISEGSSPERIVTITGPTEGLFRAFSMIAQKFEEDITAAMTNSNVTSKPPVTLRLVFPGSQCGSLIGKGGSKIKEIRETTGAQVQVAGDMLPDSTERAVTISGTPQAITQCVRHICSVMLESPPKGATIPYRPKAIPAGAHAVLAPQHSAQAFAIPGQYAFAHQDLTKLHQLAMQHIPLPSLGQSNPTFPGLDASAPTSSQELAIPNDFIGCIIGRQGSKINEIRQVSGAHIKIASATDGSAMRQVTITGSPASISVAQYLINASLEMAKYTMQAASSATPVDLNMSFSQSVPTASTAATSMAVLAANPSAPTTINVHSPSLSAIQNPHYAVPVSSLLGMKTLPVLAVHPAAASSLTQGLSPYTAKMSTSGIKKSERQKFAPY; translated from the exons atgtctgaCAAGGAGGAAATGGCTTCAGATGGGAGTCTGAATGTCACACTGACGCTGAGACTGCTGATGCATGGAAAG GAAGTTGGCAGCATAATTGGGAAG AAAGGAGAAACAGTGAAGAAAATGAGGGAGGAG agtgGTGCTCGCATCAACATATCAGAGGGATCGTCTCCCGAGAGAATAGTTACCATCACAGGACCCACAGAGGGTCTCTTCAGGGCTTTCTCCATGATCGCACAGAAGTTTGAGGAG GATATTACCGCAGCAATGACAAACAGCAACGTGACAAGTAAGCCACCTGTGACACTTCGCCTGGTTTTCCCAGGGAgccagtgtggctcactgattgGCAAAGGAGGCTCCAAGATCAAAGAGATCAGAGAG ACCACAGGCGCTCAGGTTCAGGTGGCAGGAGACATGCTGCCGGACTCTACAGAGAGGGCTGTCACGATCTCCGGCACTCCACAGGCCATCACTCAGTGTGTAAGGCACATCTGCTCTGTCATGCTGGAG TCTCCACCAAAAGGAGCGACTATTCCCTATCGTCCCAAGGCCATACCTGCTGGAGCCCATGCAGTATTAGCACCACAGCACTCTGCACAA GCCTTTGCAATTCCAGGGCAGTATGCTTTTGCGCATCAAGAT TTGACCAAGCTTCACCAGTTGGCTATGCAGCATatccccctcccttcccttgGGCAGAGCAACCCTACCTTCCCTG GATTGGATGCATCTGCCCCCACAAGTTCACAAGAGCTGGCAATACCTAATGAT TTTATTGGCTGCATAATTGGAAGACAAGGCAGCAAGATCAATGAAATTCGCCAGGTCTCTGGAGCTCACATCAAAATTGCCAGCGCCACTGATGGCTCAGCGATGCGCCAAGTCACGATCACAGGCTCGCCGGCCAGCATCAGCGTGGCCCAGTACCTCATCAACGCCAG CTTAGAGATGGCTAAATACACCATGCAGGCCGCTTCCTCTGCGACCCCAGTTGACCTCAACATGAGCTTCTCTCAGTCCGTCCCCACTGCCTCCACTGCTGCTACCTCTATGGCCGTCCTGGCGGCCAACCCCTCAGCCCCCACCACCATTAACGTCCACTCTCCCTCCTTATCAGCCATCCAAAACCCACACTACGCTGTCCCCGTTTCTAGCCTGCTTGGCATGAAAACTCTCCCTGTCCTGGCTGTCCACCCAGCAGCCGCTTCCAGTCTAACACAGGGTTTATCCCCTTACACggcaaaaatgtcaacctccgGCATCAAAAAATCTGAGAGGCAGAAGTTTGCTCCTTATTGA
- the LOC139210563 gene encoding poly(rC)-binding protein 3 isoform X2 — MSDKEEMASDGSLNVTLTLRLLMHGKEVGSIIGKKGETVKKMREESGARINISEGSSPERIVTITGPTEGLFRAFSMIAQKFEEDITAAMTNSNVTSKPPVTLRLVFPGSQCGSLIGKGGSKIKEIRETTGAQVQVAGDMLPDSTERAVTISGTPQAITQCVRHICSVMLESPPKGATIPYRPKAIPAGAHAVLAPQHSAQAFAIPGQYAFAHQDLTKLHQLAMQHIPLPSLGQSNPTFPGLDASAPTSSQELAIPNDFIGCIIGRQGSKINEIRQVSGAHIKIASATDGSAMRQVTITGSPASISVAQYLINARLSSVLTGLGVL; from the exons atgtctgaCAAGGAGGAAATGGCTTCAGATGGGAGTCTGAATGTCACACTGACGCTGAGACTGCTGATGCATGGAAAG GAAGTTGGCAGCATAATTGGGAAG AAAGGAGAAACAGTGAAGAAAATGAGGGAGGAG agtgGTGCTCGCATCAACATATCAGAGGGATCGTCTCCCGAGAGAATAGTTACCATCACAGGACCCACAGAGGGTCTCTTCAGGGCTTTCTCCATGATCGCACAGAAGTTTGAGGAG GATATTACCGCAGCAATGACAAACAGCAACGTGACAAGTAAGCCACCTGTGACACTTCGCCTGGTTTTCCCAGGGAgccagtgtggctcactgattgGCAAAGGAGGCTCCAAGATCAAAGAGATCAGAGAG ACCACAGGCGCTCAGGTTCAGGTGGCAGGAGACATGCTGCCGGACTCTACAGAGAGGGCTGTCACGATCTCCGGCACTCCACAGGCCATCACTCAGTGTGTAAGGCACATCTGCTCTGTCATGCTGGAG TCTCCACCAAAAGGAGCGACTATTCCCTATCGTCCCAAGGCCATACCTGCTGGAGCCCATGCAGTATTAGCACCACAGCACTCTGCACAA GCCTTTGCAATTCCAGGGCAGTATGCTTTTGCGCATCAAGAT TTGACCAAGCTTCACCAGTTGGCTATGCAGCATatccccctcccttcccttgGGCAGAGCAACCCTACCTTCCCTG GATTGGATGCATCTGCCCCCACAAGTTCACAAGAGCTGGCAATACCTAATGAT TTTATTGGCTGCATAATTGGAAGACAAGGCAGCAAGATCAATGAAATTCGCCAGGTCTCTGGAGCTCACATCAAAATTGCCAGCGCCACTGATGGCTCAGCGATGCGCCAAGTCACGATCACAGGCTCGCCGGCCAGCATCAGCGTGGCCCAGTACCTCATCAACGCCAG GCTCTCATCAGTGCTAACAGGCTTGGGTGTCCTGTAG